From the genome of Eublepharis macularius isolate TG4126 chromosome 12, MPM_Emac_v1.0, whole genome shotgun sequence, one region includes:
- the LOC129339510 gene encoding uncharacterized protein LOC129339510, with protein METCLRYPGKVVIVTGGTSGIGLASVREFVRQGANVVFCSKASEAERGQAIQGELQDSGCPGDAYFQVCDVRKETDIKRLILVTIERYGRLDCLVNNVGDGAAVTIDDVSAQDFRNLIELNVVSCLLASKYSLPYLRETRGNIINISSILAVLGGKNRVTYTPGKGAVTAMTKALAIDESKYGVRVNSISPGYIWTPLRGKMANQSPDPEAEMWQAKTHQLMGRFGTAEEVALGVLYLAADGTFCTGFDLILSGGAEVGFGKKSEVDPEPGPSGSGSSQDSSRKCLWLNSACLLVKEQKFCTSFKKKLRQMANMATYLRYPGKVVIVTGGTSGIGLASVREFVRQGANVVFCSRARGAERGQEIQRELQDSGCPGDAFYQVCDVRNEADIKRLILVTIESYGRLDCLVNNAGTAYFENIDDVTAQDFCSLMDLNIVSYLLASKYALPYLRETRGNIINIASIAGVLAAKNGVSYCTSKGAVIAMTKALAIDESKYGVRVNCISPGYIWTPLWEKLANQTPNPEAATREAKGHQLLGRLGTPEEVALGILYLAVDGTFCTGFNLVLSGGEEVGFGKKSEVDPEPGPSASGSSQFFSKK; from the exons ATGGAAACTTGTCTGCGTTACCCCGGCAAGGTGGTAATAGTGACTGGTGGCACCAGTGGTATCGGCCTGGCCAGCGTGAGAGAATTTG TTCGCCAAGGTGCCAATGTGGTTTTCTGTTCAAAAGCATCCGAAG CGGAAAGAGGACAAGCAATTCAGGGAGAGCTGCAGGATTCTGGGTGCCCAGGTGATGCATACTTTCAAGTCTGTGATGTCCGTAAGGAGACAGACATTAAG AGGTTGATTTTGGTAACTATAGAACGTTATGGACGCCTGGACTGCCTGGTGAACAATGTTGGAGATG GTGCTGCTGTAACTATAGATGATGTGAGTGCCCAAGACTTCCGCAACCTCATAGAACTCAATGTTGTGAGCTGTTTGTTAGCATCGAAG TACTCTCTGCCCTACTTACGGGAAACAAGAGGAAACATCATCAACATTTCCAGTATTCTCGCTGTTTTGGGGGGAAAGAATCGTGTGACGTATACCCCAGGCAAG GGTGCTGTTACTGCAATGACCAAAGCCCTGGCCATAGATGAGAGTAAATACGGAGTACGAGTCAACag CATCTCACCAGGTTATATCTGGACTCCTTTGAGGGGAAAGATGGCCAATCAGTCACCAGATCCAGAGGCAGAAATGTGGCAAGCCAAAACCCATCAG CTTATGGGACGTTTTGGGACTGCGGAAGAGGTGGCCTTGGGTGTCCTGTACCTTGCTGCTGATGGAactttctgtactggttttgaCCTCATACTCAGTGGTGGAGCGGAAGTTGGCTTTGGGAAGAAGAGCGAAGTGGATCCTGAGCCTGGCCCAAGTGGGAGTGGGAGCTCACAGGACTCCTCCAGGAA ATGTTTATGGCTGAATTCTGCCTGCTTGCTGGTGAAAGAACAGAAATTTTGCACGTCCTTCAAAA AGAAACTGAGGCAAATGGCTAACATGGCAACTTATCTGCGTTACCCAGGCAAGGTGGTGATAGTGACTGGTGGCACCAGTGGCATCGGCCTGGCCAGTGTTAGAGAATTTG TTCGCCAAGGTGCCAATGTGGTCTTCTGTTCACGAGCACGTGGAG CGGAAAGGGGACAAGAAATTCAGAGGGAGCTGCAGGATTCTGGTTGCCCAGGTGACGCGTTCTACCAAGTCTGTGATGTCCGCAATGAGGCAGACATTAAG AGGCTGATTTTGGTAACTATAGAAAGTTATGGACGCCTGGACTGCCTGGTGAACAATGCTGGAACGG CTTATTTTGAAAATATAGATGATGTGACTGCCCAAGACTTCTGCAGCCTCATGGACCTCAACATTGTGAGCTATTTATTAGCATCAAAG TACGCACTGCCCTACTTACGGGAAACGAGAGGAAACATCATCAACATTGCCAGTATTGCTGGTGTTCTCGCGGCGAAGAATGGCGTTTCATATTGCACAAGCAAG GGTGCTGTGATCGCAATGACGAAAGCCCTGGCCATAGATGAGAGCAAATACGGAGTGCGAGTCAACTG CATCTCACCAGGCTATATCTGGACTCCTTTGtgggaaaagttggcaaatcAGACACCGAATCCAGAGGCAGCAACGCGGGAAGCCAAAGGTCATCAG CTTCTGGGACGTCTTGGGACCCCAGAAGAGGTGGCCTTGGGCATCCTGTACCTGGCTGTTGATGGAACTTTCTGTACTGGTTTCAACCTCGTGCTCAGTGGTGGAGAGGAAGTTGGCTTTGGGAAGAAGAGTGAGGTGGATCCTGAGCCTGGCCCAAGTGCAAGTGGGAGCTCCCAGTTCTTCTCTAAGAAGTAA